One segment of Gammaproteobacteria bacterium DNA contains the following:
- a CDS encoding sulfhydrogenase subunit delta has translation MTKPTVAVHKFSSCDGCQLAFLNLGEDLLALSQLVTILHFAEAGPQDEEASVDIAFVEGSISTPHDLQRIQRIRANSNYLITIGACATSGGLQALRNMADAQAWVAGIYASPEHINTLDTSTPIRAHVKVDLELWGCPVNSRQIMAAVRALLFGVSPVEERDKVCLDCKRRNLVCVMVAKGEPCMGPVTRTGCGALCPAFGRDCYACYGPAENINSHALARRLSGLGLVDGEVARRFLFINSAADGFQQEGIQWGKPL, from the coding sequence ATGACCAAGCCCACCGTGGCCGTGCACAAATTCAGTTCCTGCGATGGCTGTCAGCTGGCGTTTCTCAACCTGGGCGAGGACCTGCTCGCCCTGAGTCAGCTGGTCACCATCCTGCACTTTGCCGAGGCCGGCCCGCAGGACGAAGAGGCCAGTGTCGACATCGCCTTTGTGGAGGGCAGCATCAGCACGCCACACGACCTGCAACGGATTCAGCGGATCCGCGCCAACAGCAATTATCTGATCACCATCGGCGCCTGTGCCACCAGTGGCGGCCTGCAGGCGCTGCGCAATATGGCCGATGCCCAGGCCTGGGTGGCGGGCATCTATGCCTCACCGGAACACATCAACACGCTCGACACCTCCACGCCGATCCGCGCCCATGTCAAGGTGGACCTGGAGCTGTGGGGCTGCCCGGTCAACAGCCGGCAGATCATGGCGGCGGTGCGCGCCCTGTTGTTCGGCGTGTCGCCGGTCGAGGAGCGCGACAAGGTCTGCCTCGACTGCAAGCGCCGCAACCTGGTGTGCGTGATGGTGGCCAAGGGCGAACCCTGCATGGGGCCCGTCACCCGCACCGGCTGCGGGGCCCTGTGTCCCGCCTTTGGCCGGGACTGCTACGCCTGTTATGGCCCCGCGGAAAACATCAACAGCCATGCCCTGGCGCGGCGGCTGTCCGGCCTCGGGCTGGTGGACGGGGAGGTGGCGCGCCGCTTCCTGTTCATCAACAGCGCGGCGGACGGCTTCCAGCAGGAAGGCATCCAATGGGGTAAGCCGCTATG
- a CDS encoding FAD/NAD(P)-binding protein, translating to MSAASGELYLPHEAEIVERIQESPSLITLRLRFTDPAVQARYQFEPGQFNMLYLYGVGEVAISIVSDPRDAQIVDHTIRIVGRVTQGMARLRTGDRIGLRGPYGRGWPMQAAERHDVVVVTGGLGCAPVVSVINYIAQRRERFGHLNIVQGVKHSDDFIWRERFDQWRELPDTTVLLAADQGSALWPWHIGRVTDLFDHLVFDPQQAMVMMCGPEGMMHVVIKHMQEAGIAPSHLWLSMERNMQCALGHCGHCQYGSRFVCKDGPVFCYEQVASLFDVKGF from the coding sequence ATGAGCGCGGCGAGCGGCGAGCTGTACCTGCCCCACGAGGCGGAAATCGTGGAGCGTATCCAGGAATCCCCCAGCCTGATTACCCTGCGCCTGCGGTTTACCGATCCCGCCGTGCAGGCGCGCTACCAGTTCGAACCGGGCCAGTTCAACATGCTGTATCTCTACGGCGTGGGCGAGGTGGCCATCTCCATCGTCTCGGATCCCCGCGACGCGCAGATTGTCGATCACACCATCCGCATCGTCGGCCGGGTCACCCAGGGCATGGCCCGGCTCAGGACGGGGGATCGCATCGGCCTGCGCGGCCCCTATGGCCGCGGCTGGCCGATGCAGGCGGCGGAACGGCACGATGTGGTGGTGGTCACCGGCGGCCTGGGCTGCGCCCCGGTGGTCTCGGTGATCAACTACATCGCCCAGCGCCGCGAGCGCTTCGGGCACCTCAATATCGTGCAGGGCGTAAAACACTCCGACGACTTCATCTGGCGCGAGCGCTTCGATCAATGGCGCGAGCTGCCCGATACCACCGTGCTGCTGGCCGCCGATCAGGGCAGCGCCCTGTGGCCCTGGCACATCGGCCGGGTGACGGACCTGTTCGACCACCTGGTGTTTGATCCCCAGCAGGCGATGGTGATGATGTGTGGCCCGGAAGGCATGATGCATGTGGTGATCAAGCATATGCAGGAGGCGGGCATCGCGCCTTCGCACCTGTGGCTGTCCATGGAGCGCAACATGCAGTGCGCGCTGGGCCACTGCGGCCACTGCCAGTACGGCAGCCGCTTCGTCTGCAAGGACGGCCCGGTGTTCTGTTATGAACAGGTCGCGAGTCTGTTTGACGTGAAGGGATTTTAG
- a CDS encoding 4Fe-4S dicluster domain-containing protein, with translation MNQDVGFLAHNELQSLLDVLQGAGYRCIGPMVRDGAIVFDELSSVTALPQGIRDRQRPGEYRLTETDSPRYFAWANGPQALKPLVFAPQESLWSCERDAQGTMRFTITQPDHRPTAVLGVRACDLAALYIHDQHFLQQAYPDPYYLARRQQMLLVAVNCTHPADTCFCASTGDGPQARYGYDLVLTEQDDGFVLEAHSDLGKQQMQALPLQPVTQHQLQQVEADMQQSARVQQRRLPSRNLNQALFANLHHPRWAEVAERCLSCGNCTSVCPTCFCHTSTETPAISGELSIHQREWDSCFTPGHSYIHGLTLRADTAKRYRQWLTHKLGSWHDQYGRSGCVGCGRCVTWCPVGIDITEEAAAICGQPAEQGAST, from the coding sequence ATGAATCAGGATGTCGGGTTTTTAGCGCATAACGAACTCCAGAGTCTGCTCGATGTCTTGCAGGGCGCCGGTTATCGCTGCATCGGCCCCATGGTGCGGGACGGGGCGATTGTGTTTGATGAGCTGAGTTCGGTCACGGCGCTGCCGCAGGGCATCCGTGACCGACAGCGACCCGGTGAATACCGTCTTACCGAGACCGACAGCCCCCGCTATTTTGCCTGGGCCAATGGCCCGCAGGCTCTGAAGCCGCTGGTGTTTGCGCCGCAGGAGAGCCTGTGGTCCTGCGAGCGCGATGCGCAGGGGACGATGCGTTTTACGATCACCCAGCCGGATCATCGACCGACGGCCGTGCTGGGGGTGCGCGCCTGCGATCTGGCGGCACTGTACATCCACGACCAGCACTTCCTGCAACAGGCCTATCCGGATCCCTATTACCTGGCCCGCCGCCAGCAGATGCTGCTGGTGGCGGTGAACTGCACCCATCCCGCCGATACCTGCTTTTGTGCCTCCACCGGCGACGGACCGCAGGCGCGTTACGGCTATGACCTGGTGCTGACCGAACAGGACGACGGCTTTGTGCTGGAGGCGCACAGCGATCTGGGCAAGCAGCAGATGCAGGCGCTGCCCCTGCAGCCGGTCACCCAGCACCAGCTCCAGCAGGTGGAGGCCGACATGCAACAGTCCGCCCGTGTCCAGCAACGCCGACTGCCGTCACGCAATCTCAACCAGGCCCTGTTCGCCAACCTGCACCATCCCCGTTGGGCGGAGGTGGCCGAGCGCTGCCTGAGCTGCGGCAACTGCACCTCGGTGTGCCCGACCTGTTTCTGCCACACGTCCACCGAGACCCCCGCCATCAGTGGCGAGTTGAGTATCCATCAGCGCGAGTGGGATTCCTGTTTTACCCCGGGCCACAGCTACATCCACGGCCTGACCCTGCGGGCCGATACCGCAAAACGCTACCGGCAATGGCTGACCCACAAACTGGGCAGCTGGCATGACCAGTACGGGCGCTCCGGCTGCGTGGGCTGTGGGCGCTGCGTGACCTGGTGCCCGGTGGGTATCGACATCACCGAAGAGGCGGCTGCCATCTGTGGCCAGCCCGCGGAGCAGGGGGCCTCGACATGA
- a CDS encoding HypC/HybG/HupF family hydrogenase formation chaperone: MCLGIPMQIMAIDGLTAHCSARGVEREVNLFLVQDAALARGDFVLVHVGYAIQKVAADHARSAWELYDEMLGSAASPPHA; the protein is encoded by the coding sequence ATGTGTCTTGGTATACCCATGCAGATCATGGCCATTGATGGCCTCACCGCCCACTGTAGTGCCAGGGGGGTGGAGCGCGAGGTGAATCTGTTTCTGGTGCAGGATGCGGCATTGGCGCGGGGGGATTTTGTGCTGGTGCATGTGGGTTACGCCATCCAGAAGGTGGCCGCCGATCATGCCCGCTCGGCCTGGGAGCTCTATGACGAAATGCTCGGCAGCGCAGCGTCACCGCCGCATGCATGA
- a CDS encoding hydrogenase maturation nickel metallochaperone HypA has protein sequence MHELSVCQGLLRQVKQIALEHRATAVEKIYLQIGPLAGVEPALLQAAFPIASADSLAAQAQMVIRAMPIRVHCRRCHADTEASLNNLTCADCGDWETELLSGDELLIERIEMQTPQ, from the coding sequence ATGCATGAGCTGTCCGTCTGCCAGGGCTTGTTGAGGCAGGTCAAACAGATCGCCCTGGAGCACCGTGCCACGGCGGTGGAGAAGATCTACTTGCAGATTGGCCCGCTGGCCGGCGTGGAACCCGCACTCTTGCAGGCCGCTTTTCCCATCGCCAGCGCCGACAGCCTGGCGGCGCAGGCGCAGATGGTGATCCGGGCCATGCCGATCCGCGTGCATTGTCGACGCTGCCATGCGGACACCGAGGCCTCGCTCAACAATCTCACCTGCGCTGACTGCGGTGACTGGGAAACCGAGCTGCTCAGCGGTGACGAATTATTGATCGAACGCATCGAGATGCAGACGCCGCAATAG
- the hypB gene encoding hydrogenase nickel incorporation protein HypB produces the protein MCDSCGCNVTAGNRHLIEDNGPLATVDAGTTAVTILQDLLSENNLQARHNRQHFAKHQVLAINLMSSPGAGKTALLEATIDALKDRYAIAVIEGDLETENDARRIRAKGVPAVQITTGSACHLDAHMVHDALHQLDLAALDLLFIENVGNLVCPASFDLGHHRNVVLLSIPEGDDKPAKYPVMFRAADLMVLSKSELLPVMDDFSPTQAEHYLRQLANPAPVISLSAKTGRGMQDWLHWLTQEIEAHRARLHNGDNTRPVIAADGIRFHAAQRPSAVRLGPL, from the coding sequence ATGTGTGACAGCTGTGGATGTAACGTGACGGCCGGAAACCGGCACCTGATCGAGGACAACGGCCCGCTTGCCACGGTCGACGCCGGCACCACGGCGGTCACTATCCTGCAGGACCTGTTGTCGGAGAATAATCTCCAGGCCCGGCACAATCGCCAGCACTTCGCCAAACATCAGGTGCTGGCCATCAATCTGATGTCTTCCCCCGGCGCGGGCAAGACCGCCCTGCTGGAGGCCACCATCGATGCGCTGAAAGATCGCTATGCGATAGCCGTCATCGAGGGTGATCTGGAAACGGAAAACGATGCCCGGCGCATCCGCGCCAAAGGGGTGCCCGCCGTGCAGATAACCACCGGCAGCGCCTGCCACCTCGATGCCCATATGGTGCATGACGCCCTGCATCAGCTCGACCTGGCGGCGCTGGATCTGCTGTTTATCGAGAACGTCGGCAATCTGGTGTGCCCCGCCAGCTTCGATCTTGGTCATCACCGTAACGTGGTGCTGCTCTCGATTCCCGAAGGCGACGACAAACCGGCCAAATATCCGGTGATGTTCCGGGCCGCGGATCTGATGGTGCTCAGCAAAAGCGAACTACTCCCGGTTATGGATGATTTCAGTCCCACGCAGGCCGAACACTATCTGCGTCAACTGGCCAACCCGGCCCCGGTTATTTCCCTGTCGGCAAAAACCGGACGGGGTATGCAGGACTGGCTGCACTGGTTGACGCAGGAGATCGAGGCGCACCGGGCCCGGCTGCACAATGGCGACAACACCCGCCCCGTCATCGCGGCCGATGGCATCCGCTTTCATGCGGCGCAGCGGCCTTCCGCCGTTCGCCTCGGACCGCTGTAG
- the hypD gene encoding hydrogenase formation protein HypD translates to MPLTPPASSPPSARRSAQDWLQRIRELELPDRVRILNVCGGHERTITQAGLRSALPPNIELIPGPGCPVCICPEEDIFDAIQLALNEDIILLVFGDMLRVPVNVPRQEIRSLEQARAAGADIRPIASPMEAVSIATAQADKAVVFFAAGFETTMAPVAAMLAAGAPPNLKLLLSGRLTWPAVSMLMQSGEARFDALVAPGHVATIMGSREWQFVVDDHALPTAVAGFTAESLLAAFYSILRQHLHGNAFLDNCYAEVVKPEGNRVAQQTLAQVMELGDAQWRGIGVIADSGFRLSARYAALDARPALLTQAQPARTRAGEMPPGCDCTRVVLGNLYPDQCRLYGSACTPRSPVGPCMVSDEGACRIWWSSGRPSAIPANRRAATTTP, encoded by the coding sequence ATGCCCTTGACGCCGCCAGCCTCCTCACCTCCCTCAGCACGACGGTCCGCACAGGACTGGCTACAGCGGATTCGTGAGCTGGAACTGCCCGACAGGGTACGCATCCTCAATGTCTGCGGCGGACACGAACGCACCATCACCCAGGCCGGGCTGCGCAGCGCCCTACCCCCTAACATCGAGTTGATCCCCGGCCCCGGCTGCCCGGTGTGCATCTGCCCGGAAGAGGATATTTTTGATGCGATTCAGCTGGCGCTGAACGAGGACATTATCCTGCTGGTGTTTGGTGACATGCTGCGCGTGCCGGTGAATGTGCCGCGCCAGGAGATCCGTTCGCTGGAACAGGCCCGCGCCGCCGGCGCCGATATCCGCCCCATTGCCTCACCCATGGAGGCAGTCAGTATCGCCACTGCGCAGGCCGACAAGGCCGTGGTGTTTTTTGCCGCCGGGTTTGAAACCACCATGGCGCCGGTGGCCGCGATGCTGGCCGCCGGCGCACCGCCTAACCTGAAGCTGCTGCTATCCGGCCGCCTCACCTGGCCGGCGGTGTCGATGTTGATGCAATCGGGCGAGGCCCGCTTTGATGCCCTGGTGGCGCCGGGGCATGTGGCCACCATCATGGGCTCGCGGGAGTGGCAGTTCGTGGTCGACGACCATGCCCTGCCCACCGCGGTGGCGGGCTTTACCGCGGAAAGCCTGCTGGCCGCCTTCTACTCCATCCTGCGCCAGCACCTGCACGGTAATGCCTTTCTGGATAACTGTTATGCCGAGGTGGTGAAGCCGGAGGGCAATCGCGTGGCGCAGCAGACCCTGGCGCAGGTGATGGAGCTGGGTGATGCGCAGTGGCGCGGCATCGGCGTGATTGCCGATTCCGGTTTCCGGCTGTCGGCCCGCTATGCGGCCCTTGATGCCCGCCCGGCCCTTTTGACGCAGGCGCAGCCCGCGCGGACGCGGGCTGGCGAGATGCCGCCGGGCTGCGACTGCACCCGGGTCGTCCTCGGCAATCTGTATCCCGACCAGTGCCGTTTATATGGCAGCGCCTGCACGCCACGCTCCCCTGTCGGCCCCTGCATGGTGTCCGACGAGGGCGCCTGTCGCATCTGGTGGAGTAGCGGCCGACCGAGTGCGATACCGGCCAACCGTCGCGCGGCGACGACCACTCCATGA
- the hypF gene encoding carbamoyltransferase HypF has protein sequence MTARAVTEANATTAQHAATARRALRLSFTGQVQGVGFRPFVYRLAIAHSIVGWVENRVDHVLIYAQGCERDLQQFRQAILSQAVAPIYPQLLAAEEIGAVECTRFSINHNSIPQHAIQPSTAAAPAIHLPADLALCEACRHELNDPQDRRYRYPFINCSQCGPRYSLIRALPYARDNTTMAAFALCAACQAEYDDPANRRFHAEPIACPTCGPQLSYQQGAEEITHPGQALLAAVAALGQGRIVAVKGIGGYHLLCDARSDQAVARLRARKHRPHKPFAVMLAADQLPGQVQVSSAQRQYLAAAAHPILLLEQRTDSTLSPLIAPGLTEIGVLLPYSPLHSLLSQQFGGPLVATSANISGEPVLTRRADVSRRLTEVADAFLHHDRHIQRPVDDPVYRIIRHRARPLRLGRGNAPLELRLPFRLDRPLLAVGGQLKNTLALAWDERIVISPHIGELDTLRSQQVFARTIDDLQDLYQVQAEQLVCDAHPGYASSRWARDCGLPVHPVYHHHAHAAVLCGEFPQPGRWLVFCWDGVGLGEDQSLWGGEALLGRPGHWQRAASFRGFHLPGGDRVGREPWRSAAALSWEAGVDWQSAGLESGLESESALLYQAWKNGLNCPPSSSVGRLFDAAAALTGLLSHSSYEAQGPMWLEALAGQHRQPVEAVALPLQPDDQGLWRTDWSPLLAMLTDDRRDRAARAACFHESLAQALLQQAQQLRDSEAAAQREAFVVGLSGGVFQNRRLTERAMDLLEADGFRCYLPQRVPVNDAGLCYGQVMEYHSATHSAWHSD, from the coding sequence ATGACGGCCCGCGCGGTCACCGAGGCCAACGCCACAACAGCGCAGCACGCGGCCACGGCCCGGCGCGCCCTGCGCCTGAGCTTTACCGGCCAGGTGCAGGGGGTCGGCTTTCGTCCCTTTGTGTACCGCCTGGCCATCGCCCATTCTATTGTCGGCTGGGTGGAGAATCGCGTCGACCATGTGCTCATCTATGCCCAGGGGTGCGAGCGCGATCTACAACAGTTTCGGCAGGCGATCCTGAGCCAGGCCGTCGCCCCCATCTATCCGCAACTGCTGGCGGCAGAGGAGATCGGGGCTGTGGAATGCACCCGGTTTTCTATTAACCATAATTCTATACCCCAGCACGCTATCCAGCCCTCCACCGCGGCCGCCCCCGCCATTCATCTGCCCGCCGACCTGGCCCTGTGTGAGGCCTGCCGCCATGAACTCAATGACCCGCAGGACCGGCGCTATCGCTATCCGTTTATCAATTGCAGCCAGTGCGGGCCGCGTTACAGCCTGATTCGGGCGCTGCCCTATGCGCGGGACAACACCACCATGGCGGCGTTTGCGCTGTGTGCCGCGTGTCAGGCGGAATACGATGATCCCGCCAATCGGCGCTTTCATGCGGAACCGATCGCCTGCCCGACCTGCGGACCACAGCTGAGTTACCAGCAGGGCGCGGAGGAGATCACGCATCCCGGCCAGGCCCTGCTCGCCGCTGTCGCAGCCCTGGGTCAGGGCCGGATCGTCGCCGTAAAAGGCATCGGCGGTTATCACCTGCTATGTGATGCCCGCAGTGATCAGGCCGTGGCGAGGCTGCGCGCGCGCAAGCACCGGCCGCACAAACCGTTTGCGGTGATGCTGGCAGCAGACCAGCTTCCGGGACAGGTGCAGGTGTCTTCCGCCCAGCGACAATATCTGGCCGCTGCGGCGCACCCCATCCTCCTGCTCGAGCAGCGTACCGACAGTACGCTGTCGCCACTGATCGCCCCGGGCCTAACGGAAATTGGGGTGTTGCTGCCCTATAGTCCACTGCACAGCCTGCTCAGCCAGCAGTTTGGCGGGCCGCTGGTCGCCACCTCGGCCAATATCAGCGGCGAACCGGTGCTGACCCGGCGGGCGGACGTCAGTCGACGTCTGACAGAGGTGGCCGATGCCTTCCTGCATCACGACCGGCATATCCAGCGTCCGGTGGATGACCCCGTGTATCGGATCATCCGCCACCGGGCCCGGCCGTTACGACTGGGACGGGGCAATGCGCCGCTGGAGCTGCGCCTGCCGTTTCGACTCGACAGGCCACTACTTGCCGTTGGAGGTCAGCTGAAAAACACCCTCGCCCTGGCCTGGGATGAGCGCATCGTCATCTCGCCCCACATCGGCGAGCTGGATACCCTGCGCAGCCAACAGGTGTTTGCGCGAACGATCGACGACCTGCAGGACCTGTATCAGGTGCAGGCGGAGCAGCTTGTGTGCGATGCCCATCCCGGCTACGCCAGCAGTCGCTGGGCGCGGGACTGCGGGCTGCCGGTGCACCCCGTGTATCACCACCATGCCCATGCCGCCGTGCTGTGCGGGGAGTTTCCGCAACCGGGGCGCTGGCTGGTGTTTTGCTGGGATGGCGTGGGCCTGGGTGAGGATCAAAGCCTGTGGGGCGGCGAGGCCCTGCTCGGCCGTCCCGGCCACTGGCAGCGGGCGGCCAGCTTTCGGGGCTTTCATCTGCCCGGCGGCGACCGGGTCGGCCGCGAACCCTGGCGCAGTGCCGCGGCGCTGAGCTGGGAGGCGGGGGTCGACTGGCAGTCGGCGGGATTGGAGTCGGGATTGGAGTCAGAGTCGGCCCTGTTATATCAGGCGTGGAAAAACGGCCTCAATTGTCCGCCCAGCTCGTCGGTCGGACGGCTGTTCGATGCCGCCGCCGCGCTCACCGGCCTGCTCAGCCACAGCAGTTACGAGGCCCAGGGCCCGATGTGGCTGGAGGCGCTGGCCGGGCAGCACCGTCAGCCGGTCGAGGCCGTCGCACTGCCCCTGCAACCGGACGACCAGGGCCTGTGGCGCACGGACTGGTCTCCCCTGCTGGCGATGCTCACCGATGACCGCCGCGACCGCGCCGCGCGTGCCGCCTGTTTTCATGAGTCCCTCGCCCAGGCCCTGCTACAGCAGGCACAGCAGCTGCGCGACAGCGAGGCCGCAGCGCAGCGCGAGGCCTTTGTGGTGGGCCTGAGCGGCGGCGTGTTTCAGAACCGCCGGCTGACGGAACGGGCCATGGACCTGCTGGAGGCCGATGGCTTTCGCTGTTATCTGCCGCAGCGGGTGCCCGTCAACGATGCCGGTCTGTGTTACGGTCAGGTGATGGAATATCACTCAGCCACGCATTCGGCCTGGCACTCGGATTAA
- the hypE gene encoding hydrogenase expression/formation protein HypE: MTTITLAHGNGGRLMRQLIEEVFAAQLGGPAGSDALPNHLFTPLNTQVDAASLPALHGALMMTVDSFTVSPLEFPGGSIGSLAIHGTVNDLAVSGAVPRFLSLSAIIEEGLELDTLQRIIRDLAAAAREAQVQIVCGDTKVVPRGEGSGVYLTTTGIGERRPDLQLGLALIREGDRLLVSGPVGDHGAAILLAREQFGLQGDLPSDARNVLALCQALYDLPGLRFMRDPTRGGLATVMHEIQQATGLGIRLQQAQIPVHETVQSVCEILGYDPLFMACEGRVVAVVAAAQAEEALARWQALDDGREARSIGHITAAPPRVVLVTELGGERVLQELEDDPLPRIC; this comes from the coding sequence ATGACGACCATCACGCTCGCCCACGGCAATGGCGGCCGCCTCATGCGCCAGCTCATCGAGGAGGTGTTTGCAGCGCAGCTGGGTGGGCCGGCCGGGAGCGATGCTCTGCCGAATCACCTATTTACTCCCCTGAATACCCAGGTGGATGCCGCCAGCCTACCGGCCCTGCACGGCGCGCTGATGATGACCGTCGACAGCTTTACGGTCAGTCCGCTGGAATTTCCCGGCGGCAGCATCGGTTCCCTGGCGATCCACGGCACCGTCAACGACCTGGCGGTCAGCGGTGCGGTACCGCGGTTTCTGAGCCTGTCGGCGATCATCGAGGAGGGACTGGAACTAGACACCCTGCAACGCATCATCCGCGACCTGGCCGCCGCCGCCCGCGAGGCCCAGGTGCAGATCGTCTGCGGTGACACCAAGGTGGTACCGCGCGGGGAAGGCAGCGGGGTCTACCTCACCACCACGGGAATCGGTGAGCGCCGCCCGGACCTGCAACTGGGGCTGGCCTTGATCCGCGAGGGTGACCGCCTGCTGGTGAGCGGCCCGGTGGGGGACCACGGGGCGGCGATCCTGCTGGCGCGCGAGCAATTTGGCCTGCAGGGGGACCTCCCCTCCGATGCCCGCAATGTGCTGGCGCTGTGTCAGGCCCTGTATGACCTGCCCGGCCTGCGCTTCATGCGCGACCCGACCCGGGGCGGTCTGGCCACCGTCATGCACGAGATCCAGCAGGCCACCGGGCTGGGCATCCGCCTCCAGCAGGCGCAGATCCCCGTGCACGAGACGGTGCAGTCGGTGTGCGAGATCCTCGGCTACGACCCGCTGTTCATGGCCTGCGAAGGCCGGGTGGTGGCGGTGGTGGCCGCGGCGCAGGCCGAGGAGGCCCTGGCGCGCTGGCAGGCGCTGGACGACGGCCGCGAGGCCCGCAGCATCGGCCATATCACCGCCGCGCCGCCGCGGGTGGTACTGGTCACCGAGCTGGGGGGTGAGCGGGTACTGCAAGAGCTGGAAGACGATCCCCTGCCGCGCATCTGCTGA
- a CDS encoding MoxR family ATPase translates to MHTQPEFLGLRRHLEQTIIGQPQLLDRLMISLLTGGHVLLEGPPGLAKTTAVNTLASGVHASFQRIQFTPDLMPGDLTGTDIFDPEAHRFMFVNGPLFHEIVLADEINRAPPKVQSALLEAMAEHQVTVGGVTRRLPDLFVVLATQNPLEQSGTYPLPEAQLDRFLLHVVLDYPSPEDELRILQQDRSRKRTDAEPAIHSLLTPETVLAARREVADIHVEERLERYIVALVTATRELEKWNPEWEGYLRAGASPRASIALLRASSALAYLQGRDYVTPEDIHDVAPDVLRHRLMFNYAGRAAEISADDITRQLLAVIPVP, encoded by the coding sequence ATGCACACACAGCCAGAATTTCTCGGCCTGCGCCGACACCTCGAACAGACCATCATCGGCCAGCCGCAGCTGCTGGACCGGCTCATGATCAGCCTGCTGACCGGCGGCCATGTGCTGCTGGAGGGCCCTCCCGGGCTGGCCAAGACCACGGCGGTGAATACCCTGGCCAGCGGCGTGCATGCCAGTTTTCAGCGCATCCAGTTCACCCCCGACCTGATGCCGGGCGACCTGACCGGTACGGACATCTTTGACCCGGAAGCACACCGTTTTATGTTTGTGAATGGCCCCCTCTTTCACGAGATCGTGCTGGCCGACGAGATCAACCGCGCGCCGCCCAAGGTGCAATCCGCCCTGCTGGAGGCGATGGCGGAACATCAGGTGACAGTGGGCGGCGTCACCCGTCGCCTGCCCGACCTGTTTGTGGTGCTGGCCACACAAAACCCGTTAGAGCAGTCGGGCACCTATCCCCTGCCGGAGGCGCAGCTCGACCGTTTCCTGCTGCATGTGGTGCTGGACTATCCCAGCCCGGAGGATGAATTGCGCATCCTGCAACAGGACCGCAGCCGCAAGCGGACGGATGCCGAACCGGCCATCCATTCGCTACTGACACCGGAGACCGTGCTCGCGGCGCGGCGGGAAGTGGCCGACATCCATGTCGAGGAGCGCCTGGAGCGCTACATCGTCGCCCTGGTAACGGCAACCCGCGAACTGGAAAAGTGGAACCCGGAATGGGAAGGATACCTGCGGGCGGGGGCCTCGCCGCGGGCCTCCATCGCCCTGCTGCGCGCCTCCAGCGCGCTGGCCTATCTGCAGGGCCGTGACTATGTCACGCCCGAGGACATCCATGATGTTGCGCCGGATGTGTTACGCCACCGCCTGATGTTTAATTATGCCGGCCGTGCCGCGGAGATCAGCGCGGACGACATCACCCGCCAACTACTTGCAGTGATCCCCGTCCCCTGA